One Rosa chinensis cultivar Old Blush chromosome 5, RchiOBHm-V2, whole genome shotgun sequence genomic region harbors:
- the LOC112202444 gene encoding (-)-germacrene D synthase isoform X2, with amino-acid sequence MSLILTSQAQRPNTIADVKRPSANYTPSIWGDHFLSYATMEVDIKLEQHVRQLKEEVKKMLMDPLKSPSQQLNLIDDIQRLGVSYHFKNEIDGILKQIHHNYSYGSEDDLYTTALRFRLLRQQGCNVSCDMFNKFKEGNDQKFKASLLSDVSGLLSLYEATHLRIHGEGILEEALSFTTTHLQSIKHSLSSSLSKEVAHALMQPLRKGINRVEARYYLSIYHERDSHNDTLLTFAKLDFNLVQKIHQKELCEVTRWWKDLDVRNTLPFTRDKATEVYFCWALSVYFEPQYSYARKISSKVTAMASIIDDIYDAHGTFEELELFTEAIQRWDVCAIDPLPDYMKVCYKALLEAYTEIEEQLAKEGKLYRIHYAREADEQKREHVTSAVECYMKEYGATEEQAIIELRRKLSDAWKDINESFHPPNVVPRALLTRIINFACVMDVVYKYVDGYSTHDDTVLKDFIVSTLVQPVPV; translated from the exons ATGTCTCTAATTTTGACATCTCAAGCTCAACGGCCAAATACCATTGCTGATGTTAAGCGACCTTCAGCTAATTATACCCCAAGCATTTGGGGAGATCATTTTCTCTCTTATGCTACCATG GAAGTTGACATTAAACTTGAGCAACACGTCCGACAACTGAAAGAAGAGGTGAAGAAGATGCTGATGGACCCCTTAAAAAGCCCTTCACAACAATTGAACTTGATTGATGACATTCAACGTCTAGGCGTGTCCTATCATTTCAAAAATGAGATTGATGGAATTTTGAAACAAATTCACCACAACTACTCTTATGGTAGTGAAGATGATCTTTACACTACTGCTCTCCGTTTTAGATTGCTTAGGCAACAAGGTTGCAATGTTTCATGCG ATATGTTCAACAAGTTCAAGGAAGGAAATGATCAAAAATTTAAGGCATCTCTTTTGAGTGATGTATCAGGACTATTAAGCTTGTACGAAGCCACCCATCTTAGGATACATGGAGAAGGCATACTAGAAGAGGCACTATCCTTCACCACCACTCATCTTCAGTCGATCAAACACAGTTTAAGTTCTTCACTCTCAAAAGAAGTAGCTCATGCCTTAATGCAGCCACTTCGAAAGGGCATCAACAGGGTGGAAGCTAGATATTACTTGTCAATCTATCATGAACGCGATTCACATAACGACACTCTCTTGACTTTTGCAAAGTTGGATTTCAACCTAGTGCAGAAAATCCATCAAAAGGAACTATGTGAAGTTACAAG GTGGTGGAAGGACTTGGACGTGAGAAACACGTTGCCATTTACAAGAGACAAAGCTACCGAAGTTTACTTTTGCTGGGCTTTGTCAGTGTACTTCGAACCTCAATATTCGTATGCTAGGAAGATATCATCCAAAGTCACTGCCATGGCATCTATTATTGATGACATTTATGATGCCCACGGCACATTCGAAGAACTGGAGCTATTTACTGAAGCTATTCAGAG GTGGGATGTTTGTGCCATAGATCCATTACCAGATTATATGAAAGTCTGTTATAAGGCACTATTAGAAGCCTATACTGAAATTGAAGAACAGCTTGCAAAGGAAGGAAAGTTGTATCGAATCCACTACGCCAGAGAAGCT GATGAACAAAAGAGAGAACATGTTACCTCAGCTGTGGAGTGCTACATGAAAGAATATGGTGCCACAGAAGAACAAGCAATAATCGAATTGCGTAGAAAATTGAGTGACGCATGGAAGGACATAAACGAATCGTTTCATCCCCCTAATGTTGTTCCAAGGGCACTGCTAACTCGAATTATTAACTTTGCATGTGTCATGGATGTTGTATACAAGTATGTAGATGGTTACAGTACTCATGATGATACTGTGCTGAAGGATTTTATAGTTTCTACACTTGTGCAACCCGTGCCTGTATAA
- the LOC112202444 gene encoding (-)-germacrene D synthase isoform X1: MSLILTSQAQRPNTIADVKRPSANYTPSIWGDHFLSYATMEVDIKLEQHVRQLKEEVKKMLMDPLKSPSQQLNLIDDIQRLGVSYHFKNEIDGILKQIHHNYSYGSEDDLYTTALRFRLLRQQGCNVSCDMFNKFKEGNDQKFKASLLSDVSGLLSLYEATHLRIHGEGILEEALSFTTTHLQSIKHSLSSSLSKEVAHALMQPLRKGINRVEARYYLSIYHERDSHNDTLLTFAKLDFNLVQKIHQKELCEVTRWWKDLDVRNTLPFTRDKATEVYFCWALSVYFEPQYSYARKISSKVTAMASIIDDIYDAHGTFEELELFTEAIQRWDVCAIDPLPDYMKVCYKALLEAYTEIEEQLAKEGKLYRIHYAREAMKKLVESYFLEAKWLHQKHIPIVDEYMALALMTTGYPMLITTSFLGMGDIATQESFEWLATYPRAVKGAAAVCRIMDDIVGHKDEQKREHVTSAVECYMKEYGATEEQAIIELRRKLSDAWKDINESFHPPNVVPRALLTRIINFACVMDVVYKYVDGYSTHDDTVLKDFIVSTLVQPVPV; this comes from the exons ATGTCTCTAATTTTGACATCTCAAGCTCAACGGCCAAATACCATTGCTGATGTTAAGCGACCTTCAGCTAATTATACCCCAAGCATTTGGGGAGATCATTTTCTCTCTTATGCTACCATG GAAGTTGACATTAAACTTGAGCAACACGTCCGACAACTGAAAGAAGAGGTGAAGAAGATGCTGATGGACCCCTTAAAAAGCCCTTCACAACAATTGAACTTGATTGATGACATTCAACGTCTAGGCGTGTCCTATCATTTCAAAAATGAGATTGATGGAATTTTGAAACAAATTCACCACAACTACTCTTATGGTAGTGAAGATGATCTTTACACTACTGCTCTCCGTTTTAGATTGCTTAGGCAACAAGGTTGCAATGTTTCATGCG ATATGTTCAACAAGTTCAAGGAAGGAAATGATCAAAAATTTAAGGCATCTCTTTTGAGTGATGTATCAGGACTATTAAGCTTGTACGAAGCCACCCATCTTAGGATACATGGAGAAGGCATACTAGAAGAGGCACTATCCTTCACCACCACTCATCTTCAGTCGATCAAACACAGTTTAAGTTCTTCACTCTCAAAAGAAGTAGCTCATGCCTTAATGCAGCCACTTCGAAAGGGCATCAACAGGGTGGAAGCTAGATATTACTTGTCAATCTATCATGAACGCGATTCACATAACGACACTCTCTTGACTTTTGCAAAGTTGGATTTCAACCTAGTGCAGAAAATCCATCAAAAGGAACTATGTGAAGTTACAAG GTGGTGGAAGGACTTGGACGTGAGAAACACGTTGCCATTTACAAGAGACAAAGCTACCGAAGTTTACTTTTGCTGGGCTTTGTCAGTGTACTTCGAACCTCAATATTCGTATGCTAGGAAGATATCATCCAAAGTCACTGCCATGGCATCTATTATTGATGACATTTATGATGCCCACGGCACATTCGAAGAACTGGAGCTATTTACTGAAGCTATTCAGAG GTGGGATGTTTGTGCCATAGATCCATTACCAGATTATATGAAAGTCTGTTATAAGGCACTATTAGAAGCCTATACTGAAATTGAAGAACAGCTTGCAAAGGAAGGAAAGTTGTATCGAATCCACTACGCCAGAGAAGCT ATGAAAAAGCTAGTTGAAAGTTACTTCCTTGAAGCTAAATGGTTGCACCAAAAACACATACCAATAGTGGATGAATATATGGCTTTAGCATTAATGACCACAGGCTACCCTATGCTAATAACAACATCTTTTCTTGGAATGGGAGATATTGCTACACAAGAATCCTTTGAGTGGTTGGCCACTTATCCTAGGGCTGTAAAAGGGGCTGCGGCAGTTTGCCGAATCATGGATGACATAGTGGGCCATAAG GATGAACAAAAGAGAGAACATGTTACCTCAGCTGTGGAGTGCTACATGAAAGAATATGGTGCCACAGAAGAACAAGCAATAATCGAATTGCGTAGAAAATTGAGTGACGCATGGAAGGACATAAACGAATCGTTTCATCCCCCTAATGTTGTTCCAAGGGCACTGCTAACTCGAATTATTAACTTTGCATGTGTCATGGATGTTGTATACAAGTATGTAGATGGTTACAGTACTCATGATGATACTGTGCTGAAGGATTTTATAGTTTCTACACTTGTGCAACCCGTGCCTGTATAA